In a single window of the Notamacropus eugenii isolate mMacEug1 chromosome 4, mMacEug1.pri_v2, whole genome shotgun sequence genome:
- the CHCHD7 gene encoding coiled-coil-helix-coiled-coil-helix domain-containing protein 7 has protein sequence MPIVTKRLRDPDGNPCLSESDASTRCMDENNYDREMCTTYFLKYKNCRKFWNAVMMERRRNGIKPPMPTVVEREKILGAMGKMPY, from the exons ATGCCTATTGTTACGAAGAGACTTAGAGACCCTGACGGAAATCCTTGTTTGTCG GAATCAGATGCTTCTACCAGATGTATGGATGAAAATAATTATGACAGGGAAATGTGTACCACTTACTTCTTGAAGTACAAAAACTGCAGGAAATTTTGG AATGCCGTTATGATGGAAAGACGACGAAATGGAATTAAACCACCTATGCCCACAgttgtagaaagagaaaaaatcttGGGAGCAATGGGAAAGATGCCATATTAA